TGCGGCGATTCTGGAGCTCTTCTACTCTTCAGGTCTACGACTTGCCGAATTGGCTGAACTGGACGTGCGAGACCTCGATCCGATCGGGGAGACCGTTAGGGTGATGGGCAAGGGATCTCGGGAGCGGATCGTGCCAGTGGGAGGACTGGCTCTTAAAGCCCTCTCTCACTACCGCCATCAGGCAAAGGTTGAGGGCGGCCCTCTCTTCCTCAACAAGAGCCGGAAGCGCCTCGGTCACCGCTCCATCTGGCTACTGCTCAAGAAGTATGTGCGCGAGGCAGGACTCCCAGCCACCCTCAGTCCCCACAAGCTGCGCCACTCATTTGCCACGCACTTACTGGACAACGGGGCGGACCTGCGCAGCGTGCAGTCACTTCTGGGGCATGCCAGCCTGACCACCACACAAATCTACACTCATGTCACGACGGAGCGTCTCAAGCGTTCCTATGATGCCGCTCATCCCCGCGCGTAGTGCGGAGATAGGTAATCGGGGATGGGTTATAGGATCTAGGGAATAGGAGATTGGTTATCCGGGACGGGCACGGGTCAGGACATAGGTAACACATTTGGTTCAGGACATGGGTAACACATGACGTGAGTGTTTGGTAATGGTGTTGGTGTTTTGGTTGTTGGTCAATGGCAGGGAGATTGGGGTAGCAGGCAACGGAGCGGAAGGGGC
This genomic interval from Verrucomicrobiota bacterium contains the following:
- a CDS encoding tyrosine recombinase XerC — encoded protein: MTTEMSPLSVNKKSLHDREESDPLSEEFFDYLDNGKNYSPQTLRSYRQALGQFRAFRPSLAWTEATAEDFRAYLFDLMKRDRSRATIRLSFAALRSFFNHLSDRNIIPTNILKLVSLPKLEKKLPQFLTIPQVTTLMEKPAAGLKSKQAPEWMAARDAAILELFYSSGLRLAELAELDVRDLDPIGETVRVMGKGSRERIVPVGGLALKALSHYRHQAKVEGGPLFLNKSRKRLGHRSIWLLLKKYVREAGLPATLSPHKLRHSFATHLLDNGADLRSVQSLLGHASLTTTQIYTHVTTERLKRSYDAAHPRA